From Ammoniphilus oxalaticus:
GTGGATTGACAATGAACTAATCGCGCTTCAAACACAATAGACACCCCCTTTTTTAATAAAGAGTAGACGAGACAATTTATCATGATGTGTTTTGAGGTGTAAACAAATGATAGATAAGAAAAAACAATTGCACATCGGTGTTTTGCTAATTGGATGTGGACACCACCAAGCTGCGTGGTTAATGCCTGACTCAAGTGTTGAAGATATCGGAGATGTTTCCTATTACCAATACTTGGCTCAAGTAGCGGAAAAGGGGCTCTTTGACGCCGTCTTTTTTGCTGATAATCAATCCTTTCCAGCTAATGATCCGAGTGTAATGCCTATGTTTTGGTTGGATCCGATTGTCAATTTAACAGCGATCTCCCAAGTGACTAGTCATGTGGGATTAGTATCAACGATCTCAAGCACTTTCGCTAATCCATTCACCGCCGCGCGCCAACTTTTAAGTTTGGACCATATTACAAAAGGACGCATCGGTTGGAATCTCGTGACATCCATGACAGATTTAGAGGCATTCAATCATGGTATGGATGGATTGCCTCCCCATGAACAACGCTACGAGAAGGCGGATGAATTCGCGACTGTTATGAATAAACTATTTGATTCGTGGGACACTGAAGATTTTATACACGATCGAGCAGGAAATCGATTGATCAATTCATCAAACATTCAGCCGATTCATCACGAAGGCGCCCATTTTAAAGTGCATGGTCCACTGACCACGCCAAAAAGTCCGTATGGCAGACCGGTAGCGATGCAAGCGGGCGCCTCTGAATATGGCGTTGCCTTAGCGGCGAAATATGCCGATGCCGTCTATTCCGTGTCGTGGAACTTAAAGCAAGCCAAAAGATTCCGCGCAAGATTAGATGAACAATTGCGACAAAACGGAAGTGATCGACATATTAAGGTGTTTCCAGGCTTAGTCACTTATGTCGGTCACACGCGTGAAGAAGCTCTAGCTAAAAAAGCGGCCTTAGATGAGCGGCTACCGATTGAAACAGGTTTAAAACAATTGAGTTTCTTTGTGCGACAAGATTGTTTAAACTGGGACATCGACAAACCTGTGCCAACCTTACCGCCAGTCGAAGAATTTACAGGACCGAGTGGACGTTATCAAACGATCCTAGAAATTATCAACGATAGACAGCCGACAGTAAGAGAGTTGCTAGGCTATTTAAGCGCAGGCGGCGGACATCGCACGTTGATCGGCACACCCGAGGAAATTGTGGATGAGATGGAGATGTGGCTTGAAGAGGGCGTGGCGGACGGATTTAATCTCATGCCTCCGACATTTCCTGGTAGTTTAGAAGACTTTGTTGAACTGATCGTACCCGAAATGCAAAAAAGAGGCATATACAGAGAAAAATATGAAGGTCATACCTTCCGCGAACATCTAGGATTAGCATAATACATGATGAACCCCCTCACTAATGTGGTAGTGAGGGGGTTTTTGCGTACATTTCGTTAGGGAATTGGGATATGAGCGAGAATTTTAGGATATGGGCGACTTTATCGCCTCACTTTACGATGAGGATCGCCCTCAAAGTTTTTCACTATCCATTTTCGTTTTTCTTTTAAAATAAATGTCACAAAACAGGATACTGGTTTGTTATAAGGGTACAGTCGACTGAAAAACAATAGAGGGGGTGATCGGACTGTGCAGGACCTGGGTCAAAGGTTTGTGGTTGGTGGGGAAGATGAGCTTGAAGAGATCATGAGTCTTTACGGAGAAAAACTGCTGCGTTATGCGACGGCTATTTTATGTGATTATTATGAGGCGGAAAATATCGCGCAGGAAGTTTTTCTGTCAGCCTATCAAAATCGAAATACGTTTGATGGCAACAATCTTTCCGCGTGGTTGTACAAAATGACCTACCATCGTTGTTTAAATCAACGAAAAAGGTTTCGTAGAATCCTATATTTTCACGAAGTTCGCGTTAAAGACATTTCAGCTGAGCAGGATAAAGGGTTGAGTGATGAGACGCTTCGCGCTTTACAGAAGCTGAAACCGAAGGAGCGGGCGCTCGTATATGGACGGATCATAGAGGAGCAAAGTTACGAAGAATTATCTTTGTTGACGGGAAGTTCTCCCGTTGCTTTAAGGAAGCGGTACCAGCGAGCGAAGGAGAAACTACTTCACTATTTGAATGCTGAATATGGTAGAGAGGAGTCTCGATATGGACAAATATGATAGGGATGAACAAGAAATCCATCAGCTGCTTTCTCAAATTACGGTCGATTCAAGTCAACTGGCGGAACAGGTGAAAGATAGATTACAGGAGGAAAAGGAGGTCGTCGGCATGAGGCGTCAAAGATGGTGGACAAGGCCAGCGCTTGTAGGCGGATTGATGTCGGTCCTACTGATTGCGGGCACGGCTGCTGCTTTAGGGAATTTTGATTGGTTTATGCAGAGATTTAATCCTTCTTTTGGCGAAATTGTTGAATCGGTCGAAGCTTATAGTGAAGATGAAGGCATCCGAATGGAAGTGATCGGGGCCCAGAAATACGATAATCGGGCGATCGTCTATCTCTCTTTGCAGGATCTAACAGGGAAAAATCGGCTGACGGAACAGACGGATTTTAGAGAGGGGTTCGGTGTGAAAGTAAATCCACAGAGGGTGAACGGACAACAAGAGGTCGCCACGGGTTTTTCATATAGTCAAAACGTGATCTTTTTCGATGAGGATACGAACACGATTTATTACGAGTTTAATATCACGGCTGACGCTACCGCCCCGATGCAAGATCCGTTAGAGTTAGGTAGTTTCTTGATTTATTTTGACGGAAGAGATTATATGGAAGAACCGATTTCAGTAACTCTTTCTGAAGTTGAAAAAGCCAACATCGTCCCTATAAAAGAAGCGCAAATTTGGGGAGGAAGTAATCTAGGAGATGATTGGAGTTTCGTAACGAAGGTTCTCAATCCAGGGAATTATGCTGCTATGCCGCATGGGGAACAAGATCAATGGGTTTCTAATATCGGGAAGAGTGATGGGAAATTACATGTTCAGATTGGCAAGATCTATAACCAAGAGTTTGGTTCTACTGACGCGAATCTTTCATTAAAAGGTCCGAATGGTCAACTCATCCCTCCCGAATATAGTGTCGTATTGCTTGGTGATGATGAAGGCAACTTCGTTGATATTCAAAAAGGCGACTATAGCGATGCTCGATATAAATATGAAGAATTCATTTTTCCCGTAGATACAAAGGATCTCAGCGAATATACGCTTCTTTATACAGGCGCGGTCTACTCCGGTGTAAAAGGAAAATGGAAGGTAGCGGCGCATGTGAATGATCCGAGCCGATTACGCACGTGGAAAAATGACATTCCAGTTGAAGGACATCTATTCGAAATGATTACGCTTAGCCCGTTAGGGGTTGAAATCATCGGGACGTATCAGGGTGATCATTTCGTGTTCAGTGACATGTCGCTCGAAGTTGAAATGGTAGATGAGCTACTCATCCCGTTAAAAGGGGGAGGAGGTAGCGAGGATTCGAATAAACAGACCTTCCATGCGAGTTGGAGTACGAGTGAGCCACTCGCTGTTGAACAAGTGACAGCGATCCTGATCAATGGTGTTCGCATTCCTGTTCAATAGAAATTTTACAGATTGGTTGAACGAGATTATTTCATGAGAATTTAGAAATTCCCTCCCAGGCGCAACACAAGGGGAGGGAATTTTTTTATAATGTGTAACAACTTTCCAACTGGACTTTCGCAAATCGCCGCCATTTTCCCCTTTTTTCAGACGAGAAAATGACTCGGGGACACTTATTGGCTCCCCAACTTGCTTTTATAATAAGTACATCACGGAAAAGAAATGGCAGATGGTAGCGGCTAAAACGAATAAATGCCAAACGGCATGATGAAATTTAAAGCCTCTCCACATATAAAAGACCGCTCCGACTGTATAGAGAATGCCCCCGATCACGAGAAAACGCAGACTCATCACGGAAATGTTGGCGACCAACGTGTTCCAGGCGAACACAATCAACCAACCCATGATGACATACAGCACGGTAGACATGAACAGATATTTTTTAACGAAAAATGATTTGAACACGGTCCCGCCTAAGGCAATCCCCCACACGATTCCGAACAAGGTCCAGCCTAATCCATTGTTGACAGCGGTAAAAAGAAAAGGCGTGTATGTGCCCGCAATAAAGAAATAGATCGAGGAATGATCCAAGATCTCAAAGACATCTTTCGCTTTTCCCTCTGGAAGAGCATGAACAAAGGTGGATGAAAAGTATAACATGACCATTGTTGCTCCAAAGAGGCTAAAACTGACCACATGCCAAGCGTTACCGTATAAAGATGAAAAAATAATCAGGAGGACGAGGGCGGCGATACTTAATAAAGCGCCGATACCGTGGGTAATTGCATTCACGATTTCCTCCCCTTTGGAGAAAACATGCGTACTTGCCATCGGGCGACACACTTCCTTTCATCGATCCTAACGGGTTGATCTCCTAACTCTACCATTTACGAGGGGGATCATCAACTTTTAATTAGGATTGACAAACCATATCGATTTTAGACGAATTCTGTTCTAAAGCACTGCTGAAACTCATAGTGTAAAAGACACAGTAAAATGTTTTGAGGAAATAATTGGAGTTAAAAGGTTAATTGTGGTACAATAAAAATATTCAGAATATTTTAAAAGTGAGGAGATGTCATGCGAGAAGCGTTGGTTCTCTTTCAACCCATTTTATACGTGTTTGGCGGGTATATTTTGTTCAGTGTGATTCGGTCGATGTTCCAGAAGCAAAAGAATGAAAATCAAAAAAAGAATTAGGAATTCAGCGTTGAAAAGCATGACTCTTGTAGCAAAAAGGTGATTAGCCCATAAGATGATAGGGATCATGAAGTAAAGGAGCATATTATGTATCATTATTATTCAAGGGCTAATCAAGTTCAACCGAGTGTCGTCGCGTATGCAGTAGGGGATGTAACGGGGGATCGTGTGCCGGATCATGTTTATTTAACGGGAACCAAAGCTTCAGACAGTCCATATATACAAAATATTACGCTTGTTGTCCGAGATGGACGAACGGGAAGTTCCGTAAGCGCGCCTCTGCGTGAAAACGCGGGCTACAACCCGACTCTTTTTTTAGGGGATTTTACGGGGAATGGGGTTGCCGATATTTTGGTAAGCAGCGCGACTGGCGGGAGCGGGGGAATCATGAATGAGTACATTTATTCTTTCATGAATAACCAAGCGCAATTGCTGTTTGACTCTAATGTATACAACGAACAATATCGTTATCAGGTTCATTATCGAGATCATTATAAAGTGGAATTCATTAGCGAAAATAATCGAAAAAGATACATGATCGATATTTCATTAAGAGATGCGCAATATTTGAATGAGATCTATGACAAGAATGGTAAATTGAAACAGCCGATCAGCGGCTTCGTCAATCCATTAAGCGGACTGTACCCTGTCGATTTTGACTCCAATGGCGTTTATGAGTTATTGGCGTACCAAAGAATCGCGGGGAGATACAATGCTGACGGCCTAGGCTATGTGTTAAACAAATTAGGCTGGAATGGAAATCGTTTTGTTTTACAAGATCAAAATGTCGCTATTTTTGGAACATAGATAGAGGGGGGAGCAGTCGATGGGACTGCTCCTTTTTTTATAGCCGACCAGCCGCGGGAATAGTCGGAGAAACTCCGCTTAAACCTATCTTTTTCGTTAGTCCATCTCCTTCTCTCGCGTTCCCTGTCTCAGCTCCACGAAATAGTCGGAGAAACTCCGCTTAAATCTATCTTTTTCGTTAGTGCTTCCGCTTCTCTCGCGATTCTTGGTTCGATTCCATGAAATAGTCGGAGAAACTCCGCTTAAAATCATCATCTATCCGCGCCCTCGAACCCCAACGAAGTGAAGCGAAGACATGATGGCCTTCGCTTCCCCCGATTTTTATTCTCTTCTCCTATTTAAGTCGTAAGTCCCAACAGTTCCGCCATTTTCGTTCTTTGTATTTTGCCCGTGGCGCCTCTTGGAATTTCTTCTAACAGATGAAATTTAACAGGTACTTTAAAGCGAGCCAGATAGTCGGAACAGAACGTTTTTAGCTCATCTTCATTTACTTTTTCTTTCAAAAGGAGGGCTGCGTGGACCTCCTCACCGTACATTTTACTTGGGGCGCCGAATGAAACCGCTTCAACAACGGAGGGATGGCGCAACAGCACATCATCAATTTCAAAAGGTGAGATTTTTTCACCGCCGCGATTAATGAGTTCTTTCAAACGACCGGTTAGGAACAGATACCCTTCCTCATCTTTCATGCCTTGGTCCCCTGTGCGGAACCACCCATCGGTAAAAGATTCTTCATTCGCTTCTTGGTTTTCATCATAGCCGTTAAAAACATTGGCTCCTCTTATGACCACTTCGCCGATTTCTCCATCCGGTAAAAGATTGCCTTCTTCGTCCATTATTCCGATATCAACGCCGAATCCAATGCCGACGCTGCCAGATTTATGACTTTTAGGGGGCAGTGGATTCGACGTCATTTGGTGCGCGGCTTCCGACATGCCGTAAGCTTCGAGTACGGGCGCGTTATACGCTTTTTCCATTCGTTCTAAAACAACAGGCGGCAGTGAGGAGCTGCATGAACGAACAAACCGAAACGGATTGTTTTTCACGATCTCTTCATGTTCTTCCACTCTCGTTAAAATAATTTGGTGGATCGTTGGCACAGCCGTGTACCACGTCGGTTTGTATGTATGGACCAAATCCCAAAAACGTCTGGCGCTAAATCCTTTTGGACAAATGAGCGTTCCGCCCGACGCAAGCGTCGAAAGAGCAGAGGCGACGATGCCATGAATATGAAACAACGGCAAAATACATAATGATCGATCTTGCGATGTTAATTCATAGGTGGATACGATATTTGATGTGGAAGCGATTAAATTGGCATGGGATAGTGGAACGCGTTTTGGTCTACCCGTCGTGCCACTCGTATGTAAAAGCATGGCTACATCATCGGCGCCAGCCCATTGTTCAGGACGAGCAGGCAACTCACCTTTGATCAGCTCAAATGTTAGCGAGCCATTTGCTTGAGGATTGGCCTGAATGATGACCATGCCAGGTTTCGCCAGTTTTAGAGCCAACTCATTTGCTTCTGGAAGCGTTATCAAAGCGCGGGCTTCAATGTCTTCCAAATAGAAAGCAAACTCTTCCTCCTTATACATCGGGTTCAGTGGAAATGCGGTTGCTTTCATCGTTGTCGCTAGGAAGCTTAAAATTAATTCCGGTCCATTCTCCATGATGATCGCAACTCGGTCCCCGAGCCCAATTCCAAATTGATTCAAAGCGGCAGATAAATCACCAGCATACTCATAGATTTGCTTATATGTTAATGATGGTTTATCTGGGGCCATGATAGCGATTTCATTATTATCTTTTTGTGAGTCTAGCAATTCGCGCATTGTCCTGTTTGAATGATTGTTCATTGTTTTCTTCTTCCTCCAGTCGAAGTTCAGTACGTCCAAATTTGAATATAAAGACCACGTATGAAGATCATATTATATTATTGTATCAATTTATTCCCACAATGAGAAGGAAGAAAAAATGGAAGGAATCCCCATGCGTCGTAAAAGGGGATTTCAACATACTTTGGATGGGGTAAATGCTTAGAATTCTAGCATTCGCTCCGTGTTAAAAATGAGGTGATTGGGTGTTTGAAAAGAAGCCCGGCTCCTTTTAGCGAGGAAAGCGGGCTGCGACATGTTGTAAATCTTCTAAAAAGAAACGATATAGCGCGGGTCTGCGGCGAACAGCAAGCGGATGATAGGAAAAGGCAATTGGGATCGAATCTTGAAACAGATGCCACGATCCGCGGAGCCCCTTCACATCGACGTTTTCATCGGAAAACAGTGTTTGGGCAACGGTGTTCCCTAAGCCAAGCATGAATTGCGGTTTCTTTTCCATCAGTTGAAATTGAAGGTGAGAGAAACACGTTTGACGAGCGAGCGGTTTATCATAGGCTTTTTTCGGACGGCATTTAAGCAAGTAGGTGATATAAACCGAATCCAAGTCTAGCCCTGCTTCAAGCAAGCCGCGTTGCAACGTTTGACGCGTGCCGCAAACAAACGGTTGCCCCTCCTTATTTTCGCGCAAGCCCGGATTATCGAGCAGGATGAAGAGAGGAGCGGTTGGATTGCCTTCGCCCCAAACGACCCGTTGACGATGTGTTGACAACTCGCATTTTTCGCAGGCGCGAGCGTCGGGCGGAGCGGTT
This genomic window contains:
- a CDS encoding uracil-DNA glycosylase, translating into MTEFQAVILPEETAPPDARACEKCELSTHRQRVVWGEGNPTAPLFILLDNPGLRENKEGQPFVCGTRQTLQRGLLEAGLDLDSVYITYLLKCRPKKAYDKPLARQTCFSHLQFQLMEKKPQFMLGLGNTVAQTLFSDENVDVKGLRGSWHLFQDSIPIAFSYHPLAVRRRPALYRFFLEDLQHVAARFPR
- the trhA gene encoding PAQR family membrane homeostasis protein TrhA; translation: MASTHVFSKGEEIVNAITHGIGALLSIAALVLLIIFSSLYGNAWHVVSFSLFGATMVMLYFSSTFVHALPEGKAKDVFEILDHSSIYFFIAGTYTPFLFTAVNNGLGWTLFGIVWGIALGGTVFKSFFVKKYLFMSTVLYVIMGWLIVFAWNTLVANISVMSLRFLVIGGILYTVGAVFYMWRGFKFHHAVWHLFVLAATICHFFSVMYLL
- a CDS encoding acyl--CoA ligase, whose amino-acid sequence is MNNHSNRTMRELLDSQKDNNEIAIMAPDKPSLTYKQIYEYAGDLSAALNQFGIGLGDRVAIIMENGPELILSFLATTMKATAFPLNPMYKEEEFAFYLEDIEARALITLPEANELALKLAKPGMVIIQANPQANGSLTFELIKGELPARPEQWAGADDVAMLLHTSGTTGRPKRVPLSHANLIASTSNIVSTYELTSQDRSLCILPLFHIHGIVASALSTLASGGTLICPKGFSARRFWDLVHTYKPTWYTAVPTIHQIILTRVEEHEEIVKNNPFRFVRSCSSSLPPVVLERMEKAYNAPVLEAYGMSEAAHQMTSNPLPPKSHKSGSVGIGFGVDIGIMDEEGNLLPDGEIGEVVIRGANVFNGYDENQEANEESFTDGWFRTGDQGMKDEEGYLFLTGRLKELINRGGEKISPFEIDDVLLRHPSVVEAVSFGAPSKMYGEEVHAALLLKEKVNEDELKTFCSDYLARFKVPVKFHLLEEIPRGATGKIQRTKMAELLGLTT
- a CDS encoding VCBS repeat-containing protein, with product MYHYYSRANQVQPSVVAYAVGDVTGDRVPDHVYLTGTKASDSPYIQNITLVVRDGRTGSSVSAPLRENAGYNPTLFLGDFTGNGVADILVSSATGGSGGIMNEYIYSFMNNQAQLLFDSNVYNEQYRYQVHYRDHYKVEFISENNRKRYMIDISLRDAQYLNEIYDKNGKLKQPISGFVNPLSGLYPVDFDSNGVYELLAYQRIAGRYNADGLGYVLNKLGWNGNRFVLQDQNVAIFGT
- a CDS encoding RNA polymerase sigma factor, producing MQDLGQRFVVGGEDELEEIMSLYGEKLLRYATAILCDYYEAENIAQEVFLSAYQNRNTFDGNNLSAWLYKMTYHRCLNQRKRFRRILYFHEVRVKDISAEQDKGLSDETLRALQKLKPKERALVYGRIIEEQSYEELSLLTGSSPVALRKRYQRAKEKLLHYLNAEYGREESRYGQI
- a CDS encoding LLM class flavin-dependent oxidoreductase; the protein is MIDKKKQLHIGVLLIGCGHHQAAWLMPDSSVEDIGDVSYYQYLAQVAEKGLFDAVFFADNQSFPANDPSVMPMFWLDPIVNLTAISQVTSHVGLVSTISSTFANPFTAARQLLSLDHITKGRIGWNLVTSMTDLEAFNHGMDGLPPHEQRYEKADEFATVMNKLFDSWDTEDFIHDRAGNRLINSSNIQPIHHEGAHFKVHGPLTTPKSPYGRPVAMQAGASEYGVALAAKYADAVYSVSWNLKQAKRFRARLDEQLRQNGSDRHIKVFPGLVTYVGHTREEALAKKAALDERLPIETGLKQLSFFVRQDCLNWDIDKPVPTLPPVEEFTGPSGRYQTILEIINDRQPTVRELLGYLSAGGGHRTLIGTPEEIVDEMEMWLEEGVADGFNLMPPTFPGSLEDFVELIVPEMQKRGIYREKYEGHTFREHLGLA